From the genome of Neodiprion pinetum isolate iyNeoPine1 chromosome 3, iyNeoPine1.2, whole genome shotgun sequence, one region includes:
- the abs gene encoding ATP-dependent RNA helicase abstrakt, whose translation MGERSDRSSPPKRSRRSAKTHSDSESDDDYQPYIPVKERKKQQLMKLGRLGQLKEEGSNGLAGKSSSENEKDDGEDDDGQVWGRKFNISLLDQHTELKKLAEAKKESAMERQLKEEEKILESVAENKALMGVAELAKGIQYDDPIKTSWRLPRTVLGFDETRHERVRRKLRILVEGEDVPPPLKSFKEMKFHRGILNGLEAKGISKPTPIQVQGIPTVLSGRDMIGIAFTGSGKTLVFVLPLIMFCLEQETAMPFMRNEGPYGLIICPSRELAKQTYDIIQHYTKTLRHANCPEIRSCLAIGGVPVSESLEVINRGVHIMVATPGRLMDMLDKKMVKLNVCRYLCMDEADRMIDMGFEEDVRTIFSFFRGQRQTLLFSATMPKKIQNFARSALVKPVTINVGRAGAASMNVIQEVEYVKQEAKIVYLLECLQKTTPPVLIFAEKKQDVDAIHEYLLLKGVEAVAIHGGKDQEERSRSVEAFRAGQKDVLVATDVASKGLDFADVQHVINYDMPDDVENYVHRIGRTGRSGRTGIATTFINKANDESVLLDLKHLLMEAKQKVPPFLLELCSENEKYLELGDERGCSYCGGLGHRITECPKLEAIQNKQASNIGRRDYLASNAADY comes from the exons ATGGGAGAACGAAGTGATCGAAGTTCACCTCCAAAG AGATCCCGAAGAAGCGCCAAAACACACAGCGATTCCGAATCGGATGATGATTACCAGCCTTATATTCCTGTAAAGGAGCGCAAGAAGCAGCAGCTTATGAAACTTGGTAGGCTCGGCCAACTTAAGGAGGAAGGATCAAACGGTTTAGCTGGAAAAAGTAGCAgtgagaatgaaaaagatgACGGGGAAGACGACGACGGGCAAGTCTGGGGCAGAAAGTTCAACATATCTTTACTTGATCAGCATACGGAGCTCAAGAAATTGGCAGAGG CAAAAAAGGAAAGCGCCATGGAGAGGCAGCTgaaggaggaggaaaaaatctTGGAGAGTGTGGCTGAGAACAAGGCTTTGATGGGTGTTGCTGAGTTAGCCAAGGGAATTCAATACGACGATCCGATCAAGACGAGTTGGCGTCTTCCAAGGACAGTTCTCGGTTTTGATGAAACTCGCCACGAGAGAGTCAGAAGAAAACTGAGGATCCTCGTCGAGGGTGAAGACGTACCACCGCCGCTAAAGAGCTTcaaggaaatgaaatttcacaggGGAATTCTGAACGGTCTTGAAGCCAAAGGCATCAGCAAACCTACGCCCATTCAAGTACAGGGGATACCTACTGT ATTATCTGGTCGTGATATGATCGGCATTGCGTTCACTGGAAGTGGGAAAACTCTCGTTTTTGTTCTGCCATTGATTATGTTTTGTCTGGAACAGGAGACTGCGATGCCTTTCATGCGCAACGAGGGACCATATG GATTAATTATTTGTCCGTCAAGAGAATTGGCCAAACAGACTTACGACATTATTCAACATTACACAAAGACTTTACGACATGCTAATTGCCCAGAAATTCGTAGCTGTCTCGCGATTGGCGGAGTTCCCGTATCCGAATCGCTGGAAGTGATAAATAG GGGTGTGCACATAATGGTAGCGACACCGGGCAGACTGATGGACATGTTGGACAAAAAGATGGTCAAACTGAACGTTTGTCGATACCTTTGCATGGACGAGGCTGACCGAATGATAGATATGGGCTTTGAGGAAGACGTGCGAACAATATTCTCTTTCTTCAGG GGCCAGAGACAGACCCTACTATTTTCGGCTACTATGCCTAAGAAGATTCAAAACTTCGCTCGTTCCGCGCTGGTAAAACCGGTGACGATAAACGTAGGAAGAGCCGGCGCAGCTTCGATGAACGTTATTCAAGAAGTTGAGTATGTGAAGCAGGAGGCAAAGATTGTTTACCTACTCGAATGCCTACAGAAAACAACACCGCCGGTATTAATATTCGCCGAAAAGAAACAAGACGTCGATGCGATTCACGAATATCTGCTTCTGAAAGGTGTCGAGGCCGTCGCCATTCATGGTGGAAAGG ATCAGGAAGAGAGATCGCGGTCGGTAGAAGCATTCCGCGCCGGGCAAAAGGACGTTTTGGTTGCTACGGACGTAGCGTCGAAGGGTCTCGATTTCGCGGATGTGCAGCACGTAATTAATTACGACATGCCCGACGACGTCGAAAATTATG tCCATCGTATCGGAAGAACTGGTCGATCCGGACGCACGGGAATCGCGACGACGTTCATAAACAAGGCAAACGACGAATCCGTCCTGCTCGATCTGAAACATTTGCTGATGGAGGCGAAACAGAAAGTACCGCCGTTCTTGCTCGAGCTTTGTTCCGAAAATGAGAAGTACTTGGAGCTCGGAG ACGAACGTGGCTGCAGTTACTGTGGTGGATTGGGTCACAGAATTACCGAGTGTCCGAAACTTGAAGCCATACAGAACAAGCAGGCGTCGAACATCGGTCGTCGTGATTATCTGGCCAGCAACGCCGCTGACTATTGA
- the Trc8 gene encoding protein TRC8 homolog isoform X1, translating to MLTTIRNKALNFADVVMRVPPLFIIDELLRIGLGLPGENIVLEDVNNEFKVVSVPDSIVGSLVGITPEVGLLHQLNLSQHIYQSYLLTLFKFVLCCLACEAALCGIMLQKKHLVVVYLYLISVGVIFVSYWSNVSTMKAVIWYATANETATSILDDVLCLDIPKVLNPDGPGVVVIRNYILQCTLALIFCYVHLAPRFSIIQKSLVFSFMAPSIFAVLPIPITVLNHAPVFATLLPLAVSKFVIWYNSVAMGRIIYSGYQHARTFISSYGLSALVEAEWSRLNVPCVLRIFWMLRVGEQVIQIMGNHYGEDTFTYYVMVRTLLINGCETLTAVLGMTSVISFICHYIGCFFQWILLNDDEEDSKSIGTVSAILFYILALQTGLTSLDREMRLVRLCRNFCLLFTALLHFVHNIVNPLLMSLSASHNPALHRHFRALLVCAFLIMFPVYLLVLLWSQYSVSTWLLAVSAFSIEVIVKVLVSLAIYSLFLYDACRHTFWEQLDDYVYYIRAFGNTVEFAFGIFLFFNGLWILVYESGGLIRAVMMCVHAYFNIWCEAKAGWSVFMKRRTAVNKINSLPEARTEQLMQLDDVCAICYQEMSSAKITRCNHYFHGVCLRKWLYVQDRCPLCHDILYKVDSPHDSKDNVSALTDQERRNEDEIDELYQNQGLQRNGLRSPNYRRYVEQLNEDR from the exons ATGTTGACCACCATTAGAAATAAGGCGCTTAATTTCGCCGATGTCGTTATGAGGGTTCCGCCGCTTTTCATTATCGACGAACTGCTCAGGATCGGCCTTGGCTTGCCCGGCGAAAACATAGTCCTTGAAGACGTCAACAATGAATTCAAAGTCGTCAGCGTTCCTGATTCCATTGTTGGTTCGCTGGTTGGCATTACACCCGAGGTCGGTTTGCTCCACCAGCTAAACTTGAGTCAGCACATCTACCAGTCGTACTTACTCACGCTCTTTAAATTCGTCTTGTGCTGTTTAG CATGCGAGGCAGCACTTTGCGGCATTATGCTGCAAAAGAAACACCTCGTCGTCGTTTACCTCTACCTGATATCGGTCGGTGTGATATTCGTGTCATATTGGTCGAACGTCAGCACCATGAAGGCGGTCATCTGGTACGCCACCGCAAATGAGACAGCGACGAGTATCCTGGACGATGTGCTGTGTCTGGATATACCCAAGGTGCTGAATCCTGACGGACCGGGAGTCGTTGTCATCCGGAACTACATCCTCCAGTGCACTCTCGCCCTTATCTTCTGCTACGTTCACCTTGCTCCGAGATTTTCCATTATACAGAAGTCTCTCGTCTTCAGTTTCATGGCTCCTTCCATATTCGCAGTTCTTCCGATACCC ATTACAGTTCTGAACCATGCTCCAGTCTTCGCAACCCTGCTTCCGCTCGCAGTGTCAAAGTTCGTAATTTGGTACAACTCGGTGGCGATGGGTCGCATCATATACTCAGGTTACCAGCACGCTCGAACGTTTATCAGCAGCTACGGTCTCTCGGCGTTGGTGGAGGCGGAATGGAGTCGGCTGAACGTGCCCTGCGTTCTGCGGATTTTTTGGATGCTTAGAGTGGGCGAGCAAGTTATACAAATAATGGGAAACCACTACGGGGAAGATACGTTCACGTATTACGTGATGGTCAGGACTCTGTTGATAAACGGCTGCGAGACGCTTACAGCTGTTCTAGGAATGACGAGCGTGATATCGTTCATCTGCCACTACATCGGTTGCTTCTTCCAATGGATATTACTTAACGATGACGAGGAGGACAGCAAGAGCATCGGAACGGTATCGGCGATTCTTTTCTACATCCTGGCTCTCCAAACAGGATTGACCAGTCTGGACAGAGAAATGCGGTTGGTAAGATTGTGCCGAAACTTTTGCCTCCTGTTCACAGCGCTTCTCCACTTTGTTCACAATATAGTCAATCCTCTACTGATGTCACTGAGCGCGTCGCACAATCCCGCTCTTCACAGGCACTTCCGAGCACTGTTGGTCTGCGCCTTTCTGATTATGTTTCCGGTTTATCTCCTCGTATTGCTGTGGTCGCAATACTCGGTCAGCACTTGGCTGCTCGCTGTCTCGGCTTTTAGCATAGAGGTTATAGTAAAAGTCCTCGTATCGCTGGCGATATACTCGCTGTTCCTTTACGACGCGTGCCGTCACACGTTCTGGGAACAATTGGACGACTACGTTTACTACATACGCGCCTTCGGTAACACCGTGGAATTTGCATTCGGGATCTTTCTGTTCTTCAACGGCCTATGGATCCTCGTGTACGAGTCGGGCGGACTAATAAGAGCAGTCATGATGTGTGTGCACGCCTACTTCAACATATGGTGCGAAGCAAAGGCCGGATGGAGCGTATTCATGAAGAGGAGAACGGCCGTGAACAAGATAAACTCGCTGCCAGAGGCGAGGACCGAGCAGCTTATGCAGCTCGACGACGTTTGCGCTATTTGCTACCAGGAAATGTCAAGCGCTAAAATAACCAGGTGCAATCACTACTTCCACGGCGTTTGTCTAAGGAAGTGGTTGTACGTTCAGGATCGCTGTCCGCTGTGCCATGATATTTTGTACAAAGTTGACAGTCCGCACGACAGCAAAGACAATGTCTCTGCTCTCACTGATCAGGAGAGGCGAAACGAAGATGAAATCGACGAGTTGTACCAGAACCAGGGACTGCAGAGGAACGGATTGCGAAGTCCGAACTATAGACGATACGTTGAACAGCTTAACGAAGACAGGTGA
- the Trc8 gene encoding protein TRC8 homolog isoform X2 → MLQKKHLVVVYLYLISVGVIFVSYWSNVSTMKAVIWYATANETATSILDDVLCLDIPKVLNPDGPGVVVIRNYILQCTLALIFCYVHLAPRFSIIQKSLVFSFMAPSIFAVLPIPITVLNHAPVFATLLPLAVSKFVIWYNSVAMGRIIYSGYQHARTFISSYGLSALVEAEWSRLNVPCVLRIFWMLRVGEQVIQIMGNHYGEDTFTYYVMVRTLLINGCETLTAVLGMTSVISFICHYIGCFFQWILLNDDEEDSKSIGTVSAILFYILALQTGLTSLDREMRLVRLCRNFCLLFTALLHFVHNIVNPLLMSLSASHNPALHRHFRALLVCAFLIMFPVYLLVLLWSQYSVSTWLLAVSAFSIEVIVKVLVSLAIYSLFLYDACRHTFWEQLDDYVYYIRAFGNTVEFAFGIFLFFNGLWILVYESGGLIRAVMMCVHAYFNIWCEAKAGWSVFMKRRTAVNKINSLPEARTEQLMQLDDVCAICYQEMSSAKITRCNHYFHGVCLRKWLYVQDRCPLCHDILYKVDSPHDSKDNVSALTDQERRNEDEIDELYQNQGLQRNGLRSPNYRRYVEQLNEDR, encoded by the exons ATGCTGCAAAAGAAACACCTCGTCGTCGTTTACCTCTACCTGATATCGGTCGGTGTGATATTCGTGTCATATTGGTCGAACGTCAGCACCATGAAGGCGGTCATCTGGTACGCCACCGCAAATGAGACAGCGACGAGTATCCTGGACGATGTGCTGTGTCTGGATATACCCAAGGTGCTGAATCCTGACGGACCGGGAGTCGTTGTCATCCGGAACTACATCCTCCAGTGCACTCTCGCCCTTATCTTCTGCTACGTTCACCTTGCTCCGAGATTTTCCATTATACAGAAGTCTCTCGTCTTCAGTTTCATGGCTCCTTCCATATTCGCAGTTCTTCCGATACCC ATTACAGTTCTGAACCATGCTCCAGTCTTCGCAACCCTGCTTCCGCTCGCAGTGTCAAAGTTCGTAATTTGGTACAACTCGGTGGCGATGGGTCGCATCATATACTCAGGTTACCAGCACGCTCGAACGTTTATCAGCAGCTACGGTCTCTCGGCGTTGGTGGAGGCGGAATGGAGTCGGCTGAACGTGCCCTGCGTTCTGCGGATTTTTTGGATGCTTAGAGTGGGCGAGCAAGTTATACAAATAATGGGAAACCACTACGGGGAAGATACGTTCACGTATTACGTGATGGTCAGGACTCTGTTGATAAACGGCTGCGAGACGCTTACAGCTGTTCTAGGAATGACGAGCGTGATATCGTTCATCTGCCACTACATCGGTTGCTTCTTCCAATGGATATTACTTAACGATGACGAGGAGGACAGCAAGAGCATCGGAACGGTATCGGCGATTCTTTTCTACATCCTGGCTCTCCAAACAGGATTGACCAGTCTGGACAGAGAAATGCGGTTGGTAAGATTGTGCCGAAACTTTTGCCTCCTGTTCACAGCGCTTCTCCACTTTGTTCACAATATAGTCAATCCTCTACTGATGTCACTGAGCGCGTCGCACAATCCCGCTCTTCACAGGCACTTCCGAGCACTGTTGGTCTGCGCCTTTCTGATTATGTTTCCGGTTTATCTCCTCGTATTGCTGTGGTCGCAATACTCGGTCAGCACTTGGCTGCTCGCTGTCTCGGCTTTTAGCATAGAGGTTATAGTAAAAGTCCTCGTATCGCTGGCGATATACTCGCTGTTCCTTTACGACGCGTGCCGTCACACGTTCTGGGAACAATTGGACGACTACGTTTACTACATACGCGCCTTCGGTAACACCGTGGAATTTGCATTCGGGATCTTTCTGTTCTTCAACGGCCTATGGATCCTCGTGTACGAGTCGGGCGGACTAATAAGAGCAGTCATGATGTGTGTGCACGCCTACTTCAACATATGGTGCGAAGCAAAGGCCGGATGGAGCGTATTCATGAAGAGGAGAACGGCCGTGAACAAGATAAACTCGCTGCCAGAGGCGAGGACCGAGCAGCTTATGCAGCTCGACGACGTTTGCGCTATTTGCTACCAGGAAATGTCAAGCGCTAAAATAACCAGGTGCAATCACTACTTCCACGGCGTTTGTCTAAGGAAGTGGTTGTACGTTCAGGATCGCTGTCCGCTGTGCCATGATATTTTGTACAAAGTTGACAGTCCGCACGACAGCAAAGACAATGTCTCTGCTCTCACTGATCAGGAGAGGCGAAACGAAGATGAAATCGACGAGTTGTACCAGAACCAGGGACTGCAGAGGAACGGATTGCGAAGTCCGAACTATAGACGATACGTTGAACAGCTTAACGAAGACAGGTGA